From a single Arachis hypogaea cultivar Tifrunner chromosome 3, arahy.Tifrunner.gnm2.J5K5, whole genome shotgun sequence genomic region:
- the LOC112734384 gene encoding calmodulin-binding transcription activator 3 isoform X5 — MADVKCYVPPNQFNIEQILIEAQRRWLRPAEICEILSNYKMFQIAPEPAHMPPSGSLFLFDRKVLRYFRKDGHNWRKKKDGKTVREAHERLKAGSVDVLHCYYAHGEENENFQRRTYWMLDEELSHIVLVHYREVKATKANFRGAAKENQESLPYAQIDKLPGSTEKEIFLSCSLHPHNYQVPSHTIDTTSMKSTQATEYEEAESVFTALNNYASSEDYSFLETQHPVVEKIPDPYCPPQFINEQEKLCGTPGMNHIMLSQAGKIKDIHNVRLAYEPPQHLGFSMWEYILENNGRSQYMPLQPVLPEIQPDNMGINSNPSLMRSNFTTNITKVNGKENMVQVEGNWQVMNELYEFDPQRSLEQCLIHQDKPKVLMIDDPQEKLLDAKEKIETNRSLDGIDDTNLTLKKALLDGSLAEEGLKKLDSFNQWMSKELGDVEESKTPSTFSAYWGTVENENDVDNATIPSEVHLDTYALDPSISHDQLFTIIDFSPSWAFEGSETKILIYGQFLRSLQEAEQCKWSCMFGEVEVPANIIDNGVLSCYTPPHKTGRIPFYVTCSNRLACSEIREFDFRDIYTQEVNNAAEQRESISDNFSVRFEELLYMGHTLPQNFDPISVSEKSELRSKISSLLRKEEDDWDKLLKLTLEKDFSPQNVQEHLLQNLLKDKLLGWLLQKVIEDGKGPNVLDEGGQGVLHLAAALGYDWALQPTVIAGVNVNFCDVNGWTALHWAAFCGRELTVASLISLGAAPGVLTDPSPEHPSGRTPADLASANGHKGIAGYLAESSISVQLLSLDMNRDTRESSGSKVVYRVQHNTTEVNDDRLSYELSLKDSLAAVCNASQAAARIHEVYRVQSFQRKQLKEYDDKFGISDEDALSLITVKPHKVGQRNEPVHAAAIRIQNKFRSWKGRKEFLMIRQRIVKIQAHVRGHQVRKNCGKIIWSVGILEKVILRWRRKGSGLRGFKLEDVPEGTMVQDTQCKEDEYDFLKEGRKQTEERLQKALSRVKSMVQYPEARDQYHRLLNVVTEIQENQLKHHRSSEERREFDNLIDLETLLDEDTFMLTVI, encoded by the exons ATGGCTGACGTCAAGTGCTATGTTCCCCCTAATCAATTTA ATATTGAGCAAATTCTTATAGAAGCGCAGCGTCGATGGCTGCGCCCAGCTGAAATTTGTGAAATTCTCAGTAATTATAAAATGTTCCAAATTGCTCCAGAGCCTGCACATATGCCGCCAA GTGGTTCACTTTTCCTGTTTGATCGGAAGGTGCTGAGATACTTTAGAAAGGATGGCCACAACTGGAGAAAGAAAAAGGATGGAAAAACAGTGAGGGAAGCTCATGAGAGACTTAAG GCTGGAAGTGTGGATGTGTTGCACTGCTATTATGCACAcggagaagaaaatgaaaattttcaaagacGCACATACTGGATGCTTGATga GGAACTCTCGCACATTGTTCTTGTCCATTATAGGGAAGTGAAG GCAACTAAGGCAAATTTTAGAGGTGCTGCCAAAGAAAATCAAGAATCTCTTCCTTATGCACAAATTGACAAACTACCAGGTTCCACAGAGAAGGAAATTTTTTTATCATGTAGTCTTCATCCACATAACTACCAGGTTCCATCACATACAATAGATACAAcaagcatgaagagcactcaagCAACAGAATATGAAGAAGCTGAGTCAG TGTTTACAGCATTGAATAATTATGCAAGTTCAGAAGACTACTCCTTCCTTGAGACACAACACCCAGTTGTTGAGAAGATTCCTGATCCTTATTGCCCGCCACAGTTCATAA ATGAACAAGAGAAGTTGTGTGGCACTCCTGGGATGAATCATATCATGCTCAGTCAAGCTGGCAAAATCAAAGACATTCATAATGTTAGATTGGCATATGAACCCCCACAACACCTTGGCTTTTCAATGTGGGAATATATCTTGGAAAATAATGGGAGAAGTCAATACATGCCTCTTCAACCCGTACTCCCTGAAATCCAACCTGATAACATGGGAATCAATAGCAATCCCTCTCTAATGAGGTCAAATTTCACCACCAATATTACCAAAGTGAATGGGAAAGAAAATATGGTACAAGTTGAAGGAAATTGGCAGGTAATGAATGAGTTATATGAATTTGATCCTCAAAGATCCTTGGAACAGTGTCTTATACATCAAGATAAACCAAAGGTTCTTATGATAGATGACCCTCAAGAAAAACTATTAGATGCAAAAGAGAAGATAGAAACCAATAGAAGCCTGGATGGAATAGATGATACAAATTTAACTCTAAAGAAGGCTCTGTTAGATGGATCCCTTGCAGAAGAGGGTCTGAAGAAGCTTGACAGTTTCAACCAATGGATGAGTAAAGAACTTGGAGATGTGGAAGAATCTAAAACTCCATCCACTTTTAGTGCTTATTGGGGTACAgttgaaaatgaaaatgatgtgGACAATGCAACTATTCCTTCTGAAGTGCACCTGGATACCTATGCACTGGATCCATCTATTTCCCATGATCAACTTTTTACTATTATTGACTTTTCCCCAAGCTGGGCATTTGAAGGTTCAGAAACTAAG ATTCTCATTTATGGACAATTCTTGAGGAGTCTACAGGAAGCTGAACAATGTAAATGGTCTTGCATGTTCGGTGAGGTAGAAGTGCCAGCTAATATCATTGACAATGGTGTTCTTTCTTGTTATACTCCTCCACATAAAACTGGGAGGATTCCTTTCTATGTAACTTGTTCCAATAGGTTAGCATGTAGTGAAATACGAGAATTTGATTTCCGAGACATTTACACTCAAGAAGTCAACAATGCAGCTGAGCAGAGAGAGAGCATTTCTGATAATTTCAGTGTGCGATTTGAAGAGCTGCTGTACATGGGGCATACCTTACCTCAAAACTTCGATCCAATCAGTGTAAGCGAGAAATCTGAACTGAGAAGTAAAATAAGTTCTTTGctgaggaaggaggaggatgattGGGATAAGCTGCTGAAACTTACTCTAGAGAAAGATTTTTCTCCACAAAATGTACAGGAGCATCTGCTTCAAAATCTTTTGAAAGATAAGTTACTTGGGTGGCTCCTTCAAAAAGTCATCGAAGATGGGAAAGGCCCTAATGTATTGGATGAGGGTGGCCAAGGAGTACTTCATCTTGCGGCTGCTCTTGGCTATGATTGGGCCTTACAACCCACAGTAATTGCTGGTGTAAATGTGAACTTCTGCGATGTAAATGGATGGACTGCTCTTCATTGGGCTGCATTCTGTGGCAG GGAGCTCACAGTTGCTTCCCTCATCTCTCTTGGCGCAGCACCTGGGGTGCTGACTGATCCAAGCCCAGAGCATCCTTCTGGTAGAACACCAGCTGACCTGGCTTCTGCAAACGGTcacaaaggaattgcagggtatcTTGCAGAATCTTCAATAAGCGTGCAACTATTATCTCTTGATATGAACAGGGACACGAGAGAAAGTTCTGGATCAAAAGTAGTATACAGAGTCCAACACAATACTACTGAAGTTAATGATGATCGCCTATCATATGAACTGTCACTGAAAGATTCACTGGCAGCAGTGTGTAATGCCAGCCAGGCTGCTGCACGTATTCATGAAGTTTATAGAGTGCAATCTTTCCAAAGAAAACAACTGAAAGAATATGATGATAAATTTGGAATATCTGATGAAGATGCTCTTTCTCTTATAACTGTAAAACCACACAAGGTTGGACAACGCAATGAGCCTGTACATGCAGCTGCAATACGAATCCAGAACAAATTCCGCAGTTGGAAGGGCAGAAAAGAATTTTTGATGATTCGCCAAAGAATAGTTAAAATTCAG GCTCATGTAAGGGGGCACCAGGTTAGGAAGAACTGTGGAAAGATAATTTGGTCAGTTGGAATTTTAGAAAAAGTTATTTTGCGCTGGCGCCGAAAAGGTAGTGGTTTACGTGGATTTAAATTGGAAGATGTTCCCGAGGGAACTATGGTACAAGATACACAGTGCAAGGAGGATGAGTATGATTTCTTGAAAGAAGGCAGAAAGCAAACAGAGGAAAGGTTGCAGAAAGCCCTATCCAGGGTGAAGTCAATGGTTCAGTATCCAGAGGCAAGAGACCAATACCATAGGCTGTTGAATGTTGTAACTGAGATCCAAGAAAACCAG CTAAAACATCATAGGAGttcagaagagagaagagaatttgATAACCTCATTGATCTTGAAACTTTGCTGGACGAGGATACTTTCATGCTTACAGTCATTTAG
- the LOC112734384 gene encoding calmodulin-binding transcription activator 3 isoform X16: MFQIAPEPAHMPPSGSLFLFDRKVLRYFRKDGHNWRKKKDGKTVREAHERLKAGSVDVLHCYYAHGEENENFQRRTYWMLDEELSHIVLVHYREVKATKANFRGAAKENQESLPYAQIDKLPGSTEKEIFLSCSLHPHNYQVPSHTIDTTSMKSTQATEYEEAESVFTALNNYASSEDYSFLETQHPVVEKIPDPYCPPQFINEQEKLCGTPGMNHIMLSQAGKIKDIHNVRLAYEPPQHLGFSMWEYILENNGRSQYMPLQPVLPEIQPDNMGINSNPSLMRSNFTTNITKVNGKENMVQVEGNWQVMNELYEFDPQRSLEQCLIHQDKPKVLMIDDPQEKLLDAKEKIETNRSLDGIDDTNLTLKKALLDGSLAEEGLKKLDSFNQWMSKELGDVEESKTPSTFSAYWGTVENENDVDNATIPSEVHLDTYALDPSISHDQLFTIIDFSPSWAFEGSETKILIYGQFLRSLQEAEQCKWSCMFGEVEVPANIIDNGVLSCYTPPHKTGRIPFYVTCSNRLACSEIREFDFRDIYTQEVNNAAEQRESISDNFSVRFEELLYMGHTLPQNFDPISVSEKSELRSKISSLLRKEEDDWDKLLKLTLEKDFSPQNVQEHLLQNLLKDKLLGWLLQKVIEDGKGPNVLDEGGQGVLHLAAALGYDWALQPTVIAGVNVNFCDVNGWTALHWAAFCGRELTVASLISLGAAPGVLTDPSPEHPSGRTPADLASANGHKGIAGYLAESSISVQLLSLDMNRDTRESSGSKVVYRVQHNTTEVNDDRLSYELSLKDSLAAVCNASQAAARIHEVYRVQSFQRKQLKEYDDKFGISDEDALSLITVKPHKVGQRNEPVHAAAIRIQNKFRSWKGRKEFLMIRQRIVKIQAHVRGHQVRKNCGKIIWSVGILEKVILRWRRKGSGLRGFKLEDVPEGTMVQDTQCKEDEYDFLKEGRKQTEERLQKALSRVKSMVQYPEARDQYHRLLNVVTEIQENQLKHHRSSEERREFDNLIDLETLLDEDTFMLTVI, encoded by the exons ATGTTCCAAATTGCTCCAGAGCCTGCACATATGCCGCCAA GTGGTTCACTTTTCCTGTTTGATCGGAAGGTGCTGAGATACTTTAGAAAGGATGGCCACAACTGGAGAAAGAAAAAGGATGGAAAAACAGTGAGGGAAGCTCATGAGAGACTTAAG GCTGGAAGTGTGGATGTGTTGCACTGCTATTATGCACAcggagaagaaaatgaaaattttcaaagacGCACATACTGGATGCTTGATga GGAACTCTCGCACATTGTTCTTGTCCATTATAGGGAAGTGAAG GCAACTAAGGCAAATTTTAGAGGTGCTGCCAAAGAAAATCAAGAATCTCTTCCTTATGCACAAATTGACAAACTACCAGGTTCCACAGAGAAGGAAATTTTTTTATCATGTAGTCTTCATCCACATAACTACCAGGTTCCATCACATACAATAGATACAAcaagcatgaagagcactcaagCAACAGAATATGAAGAAGCTGAGTCAG TGTTTACAGCATTGAATAATTATGCAAGTTCAGAAGACTACTCCTTCCTTGAGACACAACACCCAGTTGTTGAGAAGATTCCTGATCCTTATTGCCCGCCACAGTTCATAA ATGAACAAGAGAAGTTGTGTGGCACTCCTGGGATGAATCATATCATGCTCAGTCAAGCTGGCAAAATCAAAGACATTCATAATGTTAGATTGGCATATGAACCCCCACAACACCTTGGCTTTTCAATGTGGGAATATATCTTGGAAAATAATGGGAGAAGTCAATACATGCCTCTTCAACCCGTACTCCCTGAAATCCAACCTGATAACATGGGAATCAATAGCAATCCCTCTCTAATGAGGTCAAATTTCACCACCAATATTACCAAAGTGAATGGGAAAGAAAATATGGTACAAGTTGAAGGAAATTGGCAGGTAATGAATGAGTTATATGAATTTGATCCTCAAAGATCCTTGGAACAGTGTCTTATACATCAAGATAAACCAAAGGTTCTTATGATAGATGACCCTCAAGAAAAACTATTAGATGCAAAAGAGAAGATAGAAACCAATAGAAGCCTGGATGGAATAGATGATACAAATTTAACTCTAAAGAAGGCTCTGTTAGATGGATCCCTTGCAGAAGAGGGTCTGAAGAAGCTTGACAGTTTCAACCAATGGATGAGTAAAGAACTTGGAGATGTGGAAGAATCTAAAACTCCATCCACTTTTAGTGCTTATTGGGGTACAgttgaaaatgaaaatgatgtgGACAATGCAACTATTCCTTCTGAAGTGCACCTGGATACCTATGCACTGGATCCATCTATTTCCCATGATCAACTTTTTACTATTATTGACTTTTCCCCAAGCTGGGCATTTGAAGGTTCAGAAACTAAG ATTCTCATTTATGGACAATTCTTGAGGAGTCTACAGGAAGCTGAACAATGTAAATGGTCTTGCATGTTCGGTGAGGTAGAAGTGCCAGCTAATATCATTGACAATGGTGTTCTTTCTTGTTATACTCCTCCACATAAAACTGGGAGGATTCCTTTCTATGTAACTTGTTCCAATAGGTTAGCATGTAGTGAAATACGAGAATTTGATTTCCGAGACATTTACACTCAAGAAGTCAACAATGCAGCTGAGCAGAGAGAGAGCATTTCTGATAATTTCAGTGTGCGATTTGAAGAGCTGCTGTACATGGGGCATACCTTACCTCAAAACTTCGATCCAATCAGTGTAAGCGAGAAATCTGAACTGAGAAGTAAAATAAGTTCTTTGctgaggaaggaggaggatgattGGGATAAGCTGCTGAAACTTACTCTAGAGAAAGATTTTTCTCCACAAAATGTACAGGAGCATCTGCTTCAAAATCTTTTGAAAGATAAGTTACTTGGGTGGCTCCTTCAAAAAGTCATCGAAGATGGGAAAGGCCCTAATGTATTGGATGAGGGTGGCCAAGGAGTACTTCATCTTGCGGCTGCTCTTGGCTATGATTGGGCCTTACAACCCACAGTAATTGCTGGTGTAAATGTGAACTTCTGCGATGTAAATGGATGGACTGCTCTTCATTGGGCTGCATTCTGTGGCAG GGAGCTCACAGTTGCTTCCCTCATCTCTCTTGGCGCAGCACCTGGGGTGCTGACTGATCCAAGCCCAGAGCATCCTTCTGGTAGAACACCAGCTGACCTGGCTTCTGCAAACGGTcacaaaggaattgcagggtatcTTGCAGAATCTTCAATAAGCGTGCAACTATTATCTCTTGATATGAACAGGGACACGAGAGAAAGTTCTGGATCAAAAGTAGTATACAGAGTCCAACACAATACTACTGAAGTTAATGATGATCGCCTATCATATGAACTGTCACTGAAAGATTCACTGGCAGCAGTGTGTAATGCCAGCCAGGCTGCTGCACGTATTCATGAAGTTTATAGAGTGCAATCTTTCCAAAGAAAACAACTGAAAGAATATGATGATAAATTTGGAATATCTGATGAAGATGCTCTTTCTCTTATAACTGTAAAACCACACAAGGTTGGACAACGCAATGAGCCTGTACATGCAGCTGCAATACGAATCCAGAACAAATTCCGCAGTTGGAAGGGCAGAAAAGAATTTTTGATGATTCGCCAAAGAATAGTTAAAATTCAG GCTCATGTAAGGGGGCACCAGGTTAGGAAGAACTGTGGAAAGATAATTTGGTCAGTTGGAATTTTAGAAAAAGTTATTTTGCGCTGGCGCCGAAAAGGTAGTGGTTTACGTGGATTTAAATTGGAAGATGTTCCCGAGGGAACTATGGTACAAGATACACAGTGCAAGGAGGATGAGTATGATTTCTTGAAAGAAGGCAGAAAGCAAACAGAGGAAAGGTTGCAGAAAGCCCTATCCAGGGTGAAGTCAATGGTTCAGTATCCAGAGGCAAGAGACCAATACCATAGGCTGTTGAATGTTGTAACTGAGATCCAAGAAAACCAG CTAAAACATCATAGGAGttcagaagagagaagagaatttgATAACCTCATTGATCTTGAAACTTTGCTGGACGAGGATACTTTCATGCTTACAGTCATTTAG
- the LOC112734384 gene encoding calmodulin-binding transcription activator 3 isoform X18, which yields MFQIAPEPAHMPPSGSLFLFDRKVLRYFRKDGHNWRKKKDGKTVREAHERLKAGSVDVLHCYYAHGEENENFQRRTYWMLDEELSHIVLVHYREVKATKANFRGAAKENQESLPYAQIDKLPGSTEKEIFLSCSLHPHNYQVPSHTIDTTSMKSTQATEYEEAESALNNYASSEDYSFLETQHPVVEKIPDPYCPPQFINEQEKLCGTPGMNHIMLSQAGKIKDIHNVRLAYEPPQHLGFSMWEYILENNGRSQYMPLQPVLPEIQPDNMGINSNPSLMRSNFTTNITKVNGKENMVQVEGNWQVMNELYEFDPQRSLEQCLIHQDKPKVLMIDDPQEKLLDAKEKIETNRSLDGIDDTNLTLKKALLDGSLAEEGLKKLDSFNQWMSKELGDVEESKTPSTFSAYWGTVENENDVDNATIPSEVHLDTYALDPSISHDQLFTIIDFSPSWAFEGSETKILIYGQFLRSLQEAEQCKWSCMFGEVEVPANIIDNGVLSCYTPPHKTGRIPFYVTCSNRLACSEIREFDFRDIYTQEVNNAAEQRESISDNFSVRFEELLYMGHTLPQNFDPISVSEKSELRSKISSLLRKEEDDWDKLLKLTLEKDFSPQNVQEHLLQNLLKDKLLGWLLQKVIEDGKGPNVLDEGGQGVLHLAAALGYDWALQPTVIAGVNVNFCDVNGWTALHWAAFCGRELTVASLISLGAAPGVLTDPSPEHPSGRTPADLASANGHKGIAGYLAESSISVQLLSLDMNRDTRESSGSKVVYRVQHNTTEVNDDRLSYELSLKDSLAAVCNASQAAARIHEVYRVQSFQRKQLKEYDDKFGISDEDALSLITVKPHKVGQRNEPVHAAAIRIQNKFRSWKGRKEFLMIRQRIVKIQAHVRGHQVRKNCGKIIWSVGILEKVILRWRRKGSGLRGFKLEDVPEGTMVQDTQCKEDEYDFLKEGRKQTEERLQKALSRVKSMVQYPEARDQYHRLLNVVTEIQENQLKHHRSSEERREFDNLIDLETLLDEDTFMLTVI from the exons ATGTTCCAAATTGCTCCAGAGCCTGCACATATGCCGCCAA GTGGTTCACTTTTCCTGTTTGATCGGAAGGTGCTGAGATACTTTAGAAAGGATGGCCACAACTGGAGAAAGAAAAAGGATGGAAAAACAGTGAGGGAAGCTCATGAGAGACTTAAG GCTGGAAGTGTGGATGTGTTGCACTGCTATTATGCACAcggagaagaaaatgaaaattttcaaagacGCACATACTGGATGCTTGATga GGAACTCTCGCACATTGTTCTTGTCCATTATAGGGAAGTGAAG GCAACTAAGGCAAATTTTAGAGGTGCTGCCAAAGAAAATCAAGAATCTCTTCCTTATGCACAAATTGACAAACTACCAGGTTCCACAGAGAAGGAAATTTTTTTATCATGTAGTCTTCATCCACATAACTACCAGGTTCCATCACATACAATAGATACAAcaagcatgaagagcactcaagCAACAGAATATGAAGAAGCTGAGTCAG CATTGAATAATTATGCAAGTTCAGAAGACTACTCCTTCCTTGAGACACAACACCCAGTTGTTGAGAAGATTCCTGATCCTTATTGCCCGCCACAGTTCATAA ATGAACAAGAGAAGTTGTGTGGCACTCCTGGGATGAATCATATCATGCTCAGTCAAGCTGGCAAAATCAAAGACATTCATAATGTTAGATTGGCATATGAACCCCCACAACACCTTGGCTTTTCAATGTGGGAATATATCTTGGAAAATAATGGGAGAAGTCAATACATGCCTCTTCAACCCGTACTCCCTGAAATCCAACCTGATAACATGGGAATCAATAGCAATCCCTCTCTAATGAGGTCAAATTTCACCACCAATATTACCAAAGTGAATGGGAAAGAAAATATGGTACAAGTTGAAGGAAATTGGCAGGTAATGAATGAGTTATATGAATTTGATCCTCAAAGATCCTTGGAACAGTGTCTTATACATCAAGATAAACCAAAGGTTCTTATGATAGATGACCCTCAAGAAAAACTATTAGATGCAAAAGAGAAGATAGAAACCAATAGAAGCCTGGATGGAATAGATGATACAAATTTAACTCTAAAGAAGGCTCTGTTAGATGGATCCCTTGCAGAAGAGGGTCTGAAGAAGCTTGACAGTTTCAACCAATGGATGAGTAAAGAACTTGGAGATGTGGAAGAATCTAAAACTCCATCCACTTTTAGTGCTTATTGGGGTACAgttgaaaatgaaaatgatgtgGACAATGCAACTATTCCTTCTGAAGTGCACCTGGATACCTATGCACTGGATCCATCTATTTCCCATGATCAACTTTTTACTATTATTGACTTTTCCCCAAGCTGGGCATTTGAAGGTTCAGAAACTAAG ATTCTCATTTATGGACAATTCTTGAGGAGTCTACAGGAAGCTGAACAATGTAAATGGTCTTGCATGTTCGGTGAGGTAGAAGTGCCAGCTAATATCATTGACAATGGTGTTCTTTCTTGTTATACTCCTCCACATAAAACTGGGAGGATTCCTTTCTATGTAACTTGTTCCAATAGGTTAGCATGTAGTGAAATACGAGAATTTGATTTCCGAGACATTTACACTCAAGAAGTCAACAATGCAGCTGAGCAGAGAGAGAGCATTTCTGATAATTTCAGTGTGCGATTTGAAGAGCTGCTGTACATGGGGCATACCTTACCTCAAAACTTCGATCCAATCAGTGTAAGCGAGAAATCTGAACTGAGAAGTAAAATAAGTTCTTTGctgaggaaggaggaggatgattGGGATAAGCTGCTGAAACTTACTCTAGAGAAAGATTTTTCTCCACAAAATGTACAGGAGCATCTGCTTCAAAATCTTTTGAAAGATAAGTTACTTGGGTGGCTCCTTCAAAAAGTCATCGAAGATGGGAAAGGCCCTAATGTATTGGATGAGGGTGGCCAAGGAGTACTTCATCTTGCGGCTGCTCTTGGCTATGATTGGGCCTTACAACCCACAGTAATTGCTGGTGTAAATGTGAACTTCTGCGATGTAAATGGATGGACTGCTCTTCATTGGGCTGCATTCTGTGGCAG GGAGCTCACAGTTGCTTCCCTCATCTCTCTTGGCGCAGCACCTGGGGTGCTGACTGATCCAAGCCCAGAGCATCCTTCTGGTAGAACACCAGCTGACCTGGCTTCTGCAAACGGTcacaaaggaattgcagggtatcTTGCAGAATCTTCAATAAGCGTGCAACTATTATCTCTTGATATGAACAGGGACACGAGAGAAAGTTCTGGATCAAAAGTAGTATACAGAGTCCAACACAATACTACTGAAGTTAATGATGATCGCCTATCATATGAACTGTCACTGAAAGATTCACTGGCAGCAGTGTGTAATGCCAGCCAGGCTGCTGCACGTATTCATGAAGTTTATAGAGTGCAATCTTTCCAAAGAAAACAACTGAAAGAATATGATGATAAATTTGGAATATCTGATGAAGATGCTCTTTCTCTTATAACTGTAAAACCACACAAGGTTGGACAACGCAATGAGCCTGTACATGCAGCTGCAATACGAATCCAGAACAAATTCCGCAGTTGGAAGGGCAGAAAAGAATTTTTGATGATTCGCCAAAGAATAGTTAAAATTCAG GCTCATGTAAGGGGGCACCAGGTTAGGAAGAACTGTGGAAAGATAATTTGGTCAGTTGGAATTTTAGAAAAAGTTATTTTGCGCTGGCGCCGAAAAGGTAGTGGTTTACGTGGATTTAAATTGGAAGATGTTCCCGAGGGAACTATGGTACAAGATACACAGTGCAAGGAGGATGAGTATGATTTCTTGAAAGAAGGCAGAAAGCAAACAGAGGAAAGGTTGCAGAAAGCCCTATCCAGGGTGAAGTCAATGGTTCAGTATCCAGAGGCAAGAGACCAATACCATAGGCTGTTGAATGTTGTAACTGAGATCCAAGAAAACCAG CTAAAACATCATAGGAGttcagaagagagaagagaatttgATAACCTCATTGATCTTGAAACTTTGCTGGACGAGGATACTTTCATGCTTACAGTCATTTAG